The window TGTTCGTTGCGTAAACGCGGTCGAAGACCTCTACAGGCGTCTCCCAGGACGGAGACTCCAATCCCGCCCCTGTCGCGAGTGTCACCAGCACGTCCAGCCGTCCCCATATCTGCACGGCCGACCGCACCGCAAACGTGGAAACGGCCGGGTCCGCCGGGTCCCCGATCACGAGCCGCCCCTCAATGCCCATCGAATCAAGGGCGTTCGCGCAGCTCTCGCCAGCCGCCCCGTCGTGGTCCACCAGCATGACCCGCGCGCCCTCCGTGCCAAGCCTGCGGGCGATGGCGAAACCCGTCCCGCTTGCTCCGCCGACGATCAAAGCAGCCTGGCTTTCGAACCGATTTTCCTGTTCCATGAGCCGTTTCCCGATTGGTGCCGGGTATTATCACGCAATTCGCGAAGTGTGTATACTTGGTGGCCGGAACCCAGAACCGAAGGAGACGCTACATGCCAAAAGCACGAAAGCCCAGCCTCACGCCCGAGGAGGCGCGGCAGCTTCACTACGAGGCGCTCGTTATCGACGCGCAGCAGCCGCCCACTACATACGGCTTTCTCTACAACGACAACATGCGAGCGAATATGAAGGAGTGCCTCGCCCAGGGACTATCCCGAGGGGAGACTTCGAGAATCATGTCCGCGATGATCGCGTCCGAGGTTCAGCATAATCCCAAAGCACGAGAGGAGTACATCAACTTCTGGCGCCGCTCCGGGGTGACGGTCGCGAGCGGCACGTACGGCGACACCGGCCCCTTCGAGACGCAGTTCGAGGACTCGGTCCGCCGCATCGCCCAGGCCCGGGGCATAATCGATTCTCTCGGCGGAGAGATGGTGCTGGTCCGCAAAGCCGCCGATATCGAGCGCGCGCACCGCACCGGCAATCACGGCCTGATCATCGACTTCCAGGATACCGTGCCCTTCGGCTCGGACCTGGACCGCGTTGAGGTCTTCTTCAACATGGGGCTGCGGGTCGTGCAGCTGACCTACAACCTGCGCAACCTCGTCGGAGACGGCTGCGCGGAGATACACAAGAGCGGCGTCACGCGTTTCGGAAAGGCGATGATCGAGAGGCTCAACAGCTTGAAGATGGTTGTCGATGTCAGCCACTCTTGCGAGCAGGTGGGGTGGGACGCTATGGATATCTCCACGTCGCCCGTCGTGGTCACCCACGCCAACCCCTCGGCGCTCGTCATGCACGACCGCGCCAAGAGCGACAAGTTTGCAAAGGCCATCGCGGACCAGGGCGGCTTCTTCGGCGTAACGATAATTCCAGGCTACCTGCAGGAGGGCTTCGAGGCGACGCTGGACCACTTCGTCGACCACGTCGAGCACCTGGTGAATGTTATGGGCATCGACCACGTGGGCATCGGCAACGACAAGTGCGGCCCCGGCCCGAGCACGGACTCGATGATAGAGTTTCCGAAGGAGATGCGTGGCGCCCGCCCCGGCGCCTTCAATTGGGCCGGCTTCCGCCCCGAGCACCGCGTCGACGGCGAGTACCACATCGTTGGGTACGAGAACTTCGCGGACTGGCCCAATCTGACGATCGCGCTCGCCCGCCGCGGCTTCAACGAGGAAGAGCTACGCAAGCTCCTCGGCCTGAACTACCTGCGCGTCTTCAGGGACATAGTGGGGTAGGGCAAAGGCGAATTATGAATCATGAAGTATGAATGATGAAGGATCGATCCGTGCGATCTTCAATTCATACTTCATAATTCATCCTTCATAATTTGCTGTCAGAGCCACCGCCTCAGCCACTCTACTATCTCCGCCCTCATCGCAGCTGTTTCGAAGTGTCCGATGGCGTATTTGCTGAGGCGCCAGGCTTCCGCCGCGCCGTCCGCCGCGTACACATCGCGCAGCTCGGCGTCTATCCTGTCCAGCCCGGCCGGCGGCGTGAGCAGGTCGTAGATGCCCGCGGTGCTCAGGTGCGGCCGGGGCGAAATCAGCGCGTTGATCTGCGCCGTGGTGAAGTGCTTCAAAAGGCCGGGCACGTAGTAGTACAGGCCGTGGCCGTCCAGGTTGCGCGCCTGGATGAGCGAATGGAAGTCCGTCAGGCAGCACAGGTCCACGCACACCTTCACGCGCTCGTCCAGCGCCGCGACCCACCACGCCATCGTGCTTCCCATCGATAGCCCTACGGTCCCGATGCGCGAGGCGTCCACGTCCGGCCTGCTCACCAGGTAGTCGATCGCTCGCAGGCTGTCATAG is drawn from SAR202 cluster bacterium and contains these coding sequences:
- a CDS encoding SDR family oxidoreductase; translated protein: MEQENRFESQAALIVGGASGTGFAIARRLGTEGARVMLVDHDGAAGESCANALDSMGIEGRLVIGDPADPAVSTFAVRSAVQIWGRLDVLVTLATGAGLESPSWETPVEVFDRVYATNMRGLFLFAGAAVPWMLKRGYGRIVCVVPHAPGGGARRAAFSATAAGVGGMVKSLAKELAGSGVLANCVAGDGGSAEAAASAAAFLASPECTFTTGSVWYAGGGG
- a CDS encoding alpha/beta hydrolase produces the protein MARRKELYSLLGDLPDPGRRFTVIRLGEEEREVYVLERLLLDLNGIEPVPAYFVRPKGARGPLPTVLYNHAHGRVYELGKDELIEGRVQLQTTPYADLLTSMGYAALCFDTWCFGERRGRSESEMFKEMLWNGQVMWGMMVYDSLRAIDYLVSRPDVDASRIGTVGLSMGSTMAWWVAALDERVKVCVDLCCLTDFHSLIQARNLDGHGLYYYVPGLLKHFTTAQINALISPRPHLSTAGIYDLLTPPAGLDRIDAELRDVYAADGAAEAWRLSKYAIGHFETAAMRAEIVEWLRRWL